The Flammeovirga yaeyamensis genome segment ATCAAGGAAGCAAAAGAAGTGAAAGTAGGTGATACGATTACATTAACTGAGCGTCCTTGTACAGAAGCCATTCAAGGTTTCGAAGATGTTAAGCCAATGGTATTCGCAGGTATTTACCCTGTAGATACGACGGAATATGAAGATCTTCGTGCTTCTCTAGAAAAGCTTCAGTTAAACGATGCTTCTCTAGTTTGGGAGCCTGAGACTTCGGTAGCCTTAGGTTTCGGTTTCCGTTGTGGTTTCTTAGGAATGCTACACTTGGAAATCGTTCAAGAAAGATTGGAGAGAGAATTCAATATGACAGTGATTACAACGGCTCCATCCGTTCAATATCATGCTTTTTTGAATAATGCAGAAAATGATGAAGTGGTAGTAAACGCTCCATCGGATATGCCTGATCCATCGAAATTGGATAGAATCGAAGAACCATACATCAAAGCCAATATCATCTCTAAAGCAGAGTATGTAGGTCCAATTATGGGATTATGTATGGAGAAGCGTGGTGAATTGAAAAATCAAGTTTACTTAACAACAGATAGAGTAGAGTTGATTTTCGAAATGCCACTTTCTGAAATCGTATTCGACTTCTTCGATAAGTTGAAAACAATTTCAAGAGGTTACGCATCATTGGATTATGAATTAATTGGTTTCCGCCCATCTAAATTGGTGAAATTGGATATCCTATTAAATGCCGACCCTGTCGATGCTTTCTCTGCAATTGTACACCGCGATGGTGCTTATGATAGAGGTAAGAAAGTCTGTGAGAAATTAAGAGAAGTAATTTCACGTCAGCAGTTCGAGATTCCTATCCAAGCAGCTATCGGTACTAAGATTATTGCTAGAGAAACCATCAAGGCACTTCGTAAAAACGTAATTGCCAAATGTTATGGTGGTGATATCTCTCGTAAGCGTAAGCTATTAGAGAAGCAGAAAAAAGGTAAGAAACGTATGCGTCAGCTAGGAAACGTTGAGGTAACACAAGAAGCCTTCATGTCAGTATTGAAAGTGGACTAACCTCCATTTGATTATAAAAAGATAAAGCGATAAGAGTTCTCAAACTCCTATCGCTTTTTTCTTCTACTGATGATATGTCTTTAATGCCTTTAAGTAAGTCACAATAGTTTTGAGATAAGCCTCATGTACTATTAATCAATTATCATCATTTGAATAATTTCTTTAATGAACTAATTAATAATGGTTTATACCTAGAATATCGCAATAAATTTGATGAATTCATAATTATATAAATACCTTACTATCTGTTATTAAAATAGTGATATTTTAGTGTGAAAAATACAATTTATTTCATCTTTCCCTTCTATATTTTGATGATTTGTGATATCCCAATGAATAAAATCATCCTATTGCGTTATTTTTTATAAAAAGTAATCGACATTATTTTAGAATAAGTAGATTTGCAGCATGGAAACTAAAAGTATTACGGAAAATAGAGCCACTAAAATTGTGCTTCGACTAATTGTAATTAGTTCGATTGTTAGAGCATTTATCGGTGGATGGATGGAGTTCAGTAATGACGAGGTATATTACTGGACCTACGCTTTATATCCTGCATTAAGTCATTTTGATCATCCGCCAATGGTTGGTTGGGTGATTCAGCTATTTACACTAAACTTAACTTTACCTTATGAGTTTTTTATGCGATTGGGTGGGGTGGTGTTTGCAGGAATCAATACTTTCTTGATTTACAGAATAGCCTCGAAAATTAAAGATCATATTGCAGGTTTATACGCTGCATTTTTATATACATCTTCTATTTATGCCTCTATTCTAGCAGGTATATTTATTATTCCAGATACTCCTCAGACCTTATTTTGGATGTTGAGTATTTATTTCTTGATGGACGCTTTACCAAGAGAAATAAATGCCAAGAGTAGAAAAAACCTTCTTTTAGGTGGTTTAATGATAGGTCTTGCGGGATTATCAAAATACCATGGTGGATTTATTGGCATCGGAGTAGCATTGTATGTGTTACTATCGGATAGACGTTGGTTAAAAGATTGGAGTATTTGGGCGGCAGGTGCTATTGCAGTAGCTTGTATGTTCCCTGTGATCTATTGGAATTACAGCAACGATTTCATCAGTTTTACTTTCCATACAGAAAGGGTAACTCCTGCATTGGAACTTCGTTTAGACTATTTCTTTACTGAAGTAGGAGGTCAAATTGCTTATAATAATCCTTGGAATTGGTACTTAATTATTGCTGCTTTAGTCGGTATTTTTAAAGGCAGAAAAGTGATGGAAAAGAAAGAGTTGCAAGTTTTGTTGTATAACGGACTTCCTCTTTTATTGGTATTTACATCATTTGCTTTGTTTAGAAGAACATTACCTCACTGGACGGGTCCTGCATACTTGCCGCTTATCATTATTGCAGCGGTGTATTGGAGAGAAAAACTTATTGATGCTAAAGCGAAAAATGTATCAAGATTATGGAAACCAAGACGTATTGTGGGGTCAACAGTTTTCTTATCGGTTGTGTTGGCCATTGCTTTTTGGCTGATCAACTTTAGTCCATTGCAATTAGGAAAAACAGATTTGAGTAAACCAGAAATTTTTGGGGAGTATGATTTTACTCAAGATATGTACGGTTGGCGTCAGATCAACAAGAAATTAAAGCCTATTATAGCTAAAGATGTAGCTGATGGAAACATGAAAGAAAATGCAAAATTTGTAGCTTTTGAATGGTTCCCAGGTACACATATCGATTTTTATATTGCTCATCCGAATGGCCATCCTTTGATAATGATGGGGAATTGGGATCAGATTCATAAATATGCTTGGATTAATAA includes the following:
- the lepA gene encoding translation elongation factor 4, whose amino-acid sequence is MENIRNFSIIAHIDHGKSTLADRLLESTQTVAQRDMQSQLLDNMDLERERGITIKSHAIQMNYVQDGEEYVLNLIDTPGHVDFSYEVSRSIAACEGALLIVDASQGIEAQTISNLYLAMEHDLEIIPVMNKIDLPHANPEVVADQIMDLLGCEREDIVEASGKTGLGVEDILDAIVKRIPAPKGDPKEPLQALIFDSVYNSFRGVEVYYRVLNGTIKKGDLVKFVNTGKEYKADEIGVLKLDQESRKSISAGNVGYIISGIKEAKEVKVGDTITLTERPCTEAIQGFEDVKPMVFAGIYPVDTTEYEDLRASLEKLQLNDASLVWEPETSVALGFGFRCGFLGMLHLEIVQERLEREFNMTVITTAPSVQYHAFLNNAENDEVVVNAPSDMPDPSKLDRIEEPYIKANIISKAEYVGPIMGLCMEKRGELKNQVYLTTDRVELIFEMPLSEIVFDFFDKLKTISRGYASLDYELIGFRPSKLVKLDILLNADPVDAFSAIVHRDGAYDRGKKVCEKLREVISRQQFEIPIQAAIGTKIIARETIKALRKNVIAKCYGGDISRKRKLLEKQKKGKKRMRQLGNVEVTQEAFMSVLKVD
- a CDS encoding ArnT family glycosyltransferase, which codes for METKSITENRATKIVLRLIVISSIVRAFIGGWMEFSNDEVYYWTYALYPALSHFDHPPMVGWVIQLFTLNLTLPYEFFMRLGGVVFAGINTFLIYRIASKIKDHIAGLYAAFLYTSSIYASILAGIFIIPDTPQTLFWMLSIYFLMDALPREINAKSRKNLLLGGLMIGLAGLSKYHGGFIGIGVALYVLLSDRRWLKDWSIWAAGAIAVACMFPVIYWNYSNDFISFTFHTERVTPALELRLDYFFTEVGGQIAYNNPWNWYLIIAALVGIFKGRKVMEKKELQVLLYNGLPLLLVFTSFALFRRTLPHWTGPAYLPLIIIAAVYWREKLIDAKAKNVSRLWKPRRIVGSTVFLSVVLAIAFWLINFSPLQLGKTDLSKPEIFGEYDFTQDMYGWRQINKKLKPIIAKDVADGNMKENAKFVAFEWFPGTHIDFYIAHPNGHPLIMMGNWDQIHKYAWINNDRGGLQVGEDVYFVNVTNWGRDVHQVFGEYFDKIEEVDRVEVTRGGNLMRYAYLYRLRGYKGNYPFPDPFEKHHHLTN